One region of Strigops habroptila isolate Jane chromosome 11, bStrHab1.2.pri, whole genome shotgun sequence genomic DNA includes:
- the TBX1 gene encoding T-box transcription factor TBX1, producing MHFSTVTRDMEAISSPWLTQLSHFCDVAAFTANSLSSLNASGGYHLSPSPGDPYGQHEQPHYEPCTAQQHPHPPPQPQHGYPFGGAAAAAGANPPPPGPEPPEGAGGAAAGPAAVSGCSAGSAAAAKAPVKKNPKVANVSVQLEMKALWDEFNQLGTEMIVTKAGRRMFPTFQVKIFGMDPMADYMLLMDFVPVDDKRYRYAFHSSSWLVAGKADPATPGRVHYHPDSPAKGAQWMKQIVSFDKLKLTNNLLDDNGHIILNSMHRYQPRFHVVYVDPRKDSEKYAEENFKTFVFEETRFTAVTAYQNHRITQLKIASNPFAKGFRDCDPEDWPRNHRPGALPLMSAFARSRNPVSSPVHQNGTEKDAAESRREFEREAAGGTALHAEAAHQQLMSRVLSPALPGGGGGLVPLGGAGGGRPSPPHHELRLEPAASEPLHHHPYKYPPAAAAAYDHYLGAKSRPAPYPLPSIRGHSYHHHHHHHHHMNAAAAAAAAANMYSSSGAPASYDYGPR from the exons ATGCACTTCAGCACCGTCACCAGGGACATGGAAG CTATCTCCAGCCCCTGGCTCACCCAGCTGTCCCATTTTTGCGATGTTGCAGCTTTTACGGCCAACAGCCTGAGCAGCCTGAACGCCTCCGGGGGATACCACCTCTCCCCTTCCCCGGGGGACCCGTACGGACAGCATGAGCAGCCGCACTACGAGCCCTGCACGGCTCAGCAGCATCCGCACCCGccgccccagccccagcacggCTACCCCTtcggcggggcggcggcggcggccggggccAATCCGCCGCCTCCAGGCCCCGAGCCGCCCGAGGGCGCCGGGGGagccgccgcggggccggcggcCGTCTCCGGCTGCTCTGCGGGGTCGGCCGCCGCGGCCAAGGCGCCGGTGAAGAAGAACCCGAAGGTGGCCAACGTGAGCGTCCAGTTGGAGATGAAGGCTCTGTGGGACGAGTTCAACCAGCTGGGCACCGAGATGATCGTCACCAAGGCCGGCAG GCGCATGTTCCCCACCTTCCAGGTGAAGATATTTGGGATGGATCCTATGGCTGACTACATGCTCCTCATGGATTTTGTCCCCGTGGACGACAAGCGATACCG GTACGCcttccacagctcctcctggctggTGGCCGGCAAAGCCGACCCCGCCACCCCCGGGAGGGTGCACTACCACCCGGACTCCCCGGCGAAAGGGGCGCAGTGGATGAAGCAGATCGTTTCCTTCGATAAGCTCAAACTGACCAACAATTTGCTGGATGACAACGGGCAT ATCATTTTGAACTCCATGCACAGATACCAGCCGCGTTTTCACGTGGTCTACGTGGACCCCCGGAAAGACAGCGAGAAATACGCGGAGGAGAACTTCAAAACCTTCGTCTTCGAGGAGACGCGCTTCACGGCCGTGACCGCCTACCAGAACCACCGA ATCACACAGCTGAAGATCGCCAGCAACCCTTTCGCCAAGGGATTCAGAGACTGCGACCCTGAGGACTG GCCCAGGAATCACAGGCCAGGGGCCCTTCCTCTCATGAGTGCTTTTGCCAGATCCCGGAATCCAGTCTCTTCCCCGGTGCACCAGAATGGGACAGAGAAAG ATGCTGCCGAGAGCCGGCGGGAGTTCGAGCGGGAGGCGGCCGGCGGGACGGCGCTGCACGCCGAGGCCGCGCACCAGCAGCTCATGTCCCGCGTCCTCAGCCCCGCActgccgggcggcggcggcggcctgGTGCCCCTgggcggcgcgggcggcggcCGGCCCAGCCCACCCCACCACGAACTGCGCCTGGAGCCCGCCGCCTCGGAGCCGCTCCACCACCACCCCTACAAGTACccgccggcggcggccgccgcctACGACCACTACCTGGGGGCGAAGAGCCGGCCCGCGCCCtaccccctccccagcatccgCGGGCACagctaccaccaccaccatcaccaccaccaccacatgaACGCGGCGGCcgcagcggcggcggctgccAACATGTACTCGTCGTCGGGCGCGCCCGCCAGCTACGACTACGGGCCCAGATAA